In a genomic window of Azotosporobacter soli:
- a CDS encoding methyl-accepting chemotaxis protein, whose protein sequence is MVRITKVRTRLLMMLLPFFVFSFLVLSGVSYYFSTQALTKSSNETALSINADYSNQIRAIVDDRVVELEDLASNWTIHENADTAKIVRLLAETHKRTGDFDNINFLQPNGSGVRYDGSTTNVADREYVKQVVSTKKTYISDPILARANGKQAIIIALPVLENGRLVGIITGNVSLERISELIKESRFKESGFVTIIHSSGTIVAHGRQPELNGRLNVAQKQIDPELKTKVSEVDQNLTALFEAAKADKQVIGQYTNLDGVKHVGVFAPLQLPGSQKWITVVSAPESEVTQATQKLANTLLLISALFIAIAVFFIIYISKSFAKPIQLMRDECIALADGDLSIRGVQVQSEDEIGQLAQGFQAMRLNLRQMVEQVQAQAESVSASSEELTASAEQSAQATHQVAEAVGEVAHGAEKQSKAVDSTAIVVEQMSASIEQVAANANVVSGVADKTSAAATQGNSAVTAAMRQMELIEKTVSSSGQVVTKLGERSKEIGQIVDTIAGISGQTNLLALNAAIEAARAGEQGRGFAVVAEEVRKLAEQSQEAAKQIADLIGEIQTDTDKAVVAMEEGSREVKAGTDVFNSAGQAFSDIVTLVGEVSVQIRSISDEIQHMASGSQQIVASVHDIEAISKDTAAQTETVSAATQQQSATMSEIATSSLALARMAEELQVAVGKFRV, encoded by the coding sequence ATGGTGAGGATTACCAAAGTACGCACGCGCTTGTTAATGATGTTGCTGCCGTTTTTCGTTTTTTCTTTTTTGGTTCTTTCCGGCGTAAGTTATTATTTTTCAACGCAAGCATTGACGAAAAGTTCCAATGAAACGGCGCTGTCGATCAACGCAGATTATTCGAATCAAATTCGCGCGATTGTTGATGACCGGGTCGTAGAGCTGGAAGATCTGGCCAGCAATTGGACGATCCATGAGAATGCCGATACGGCGAAAATTGTCAGGCTGCTGGCGGAAACGCATAAACGAACCGGTGACTTTGACAATATCAACTTTCTGCAGCCAAACGGCAGCGGCGTTCGCTATGACGGAAGCACGACCAACGTGGCGGATCGTGAATATGTGAAGCAGGTGGTCAGCACGAAGAAGACATACATCTCGGACCCGATTCTGGCCAGGGCTAACGGCAAACAGGCGATCATCATCGCGTTGCCGGTGCTGGAAAACGGAAGACTGGTCGGCATCATTACCGGCAATGTCTCGCTCGAGCGGATCTCGGAATTGATCAAAGAGAGCCGCTTCAAAGAGAGCGGTTTTGTCACGATCATCCACAGTTCCGGCACAATCGTGGCGCACGGCAGACAGCCGGAATTGAACGGCCGCTTGAATGTCGCGCAAAAACAGATCGATCCCGAACTGAAGACGAAAGTAAGCGAAGTCGATCAAAACCTCACCGCGCTCTTTGAAGCCGCCAAGGCGGATAAGCAGGTGATCGGTCAATATACGAATCTCGACGGCGTCAAGCATGTCGGCGTCTTTGCCCCGCTGCAGCTACCGGGCAGCCAAAAGTGGATCACGGTCGTATCGGCGCCGGAGTCTGAGGTGACGCAGGCGACGCAAAAACTCGCGAATACGCTACTGCTGATTTCGGCGCTGTTCATCGCGATCGCGGTGTTCTTCATTATCTATATCAGCAAGAGTTTTGCCAAACCGATACAGTTGATGCGCGATGAATGCATCGCGTTAGCGGACGGCGATCTGAGCATCCGAGGCGTTCAGGTGCAGTCCGAGGACGAAATCGGCCAACTTGCGCAAGGGTTCCAGGCGATGCGTCTGAACCTGCGGCAAATGGTCGAGCAGGTGCAGGCGCAGGCGGAGAGCGTCAGTGCCTCGAGCGAAGAACTGACAGCCAGCGCCGAACAGTCGGCGCAGGCGACGCATCAGGTGGCGGAGGCTGTCGGCGAAGTCGCGCATGGTGCGGAAAAACAATCGAAAGCGGTCGACAGTACGGCGATCGTTGTTGAACAAATGTCGGCGAGCATCGAGCAAGTTGCGGCCAATGCCAATGTCGTTTCCGGCGTGGCCGATAAGACCTCGGCTGCTGCGACGCAGGGCAACAGCGCGGTAACCGCCGCGATGCGTCAGATGGAGCTGATTGAAAAAACGGTTTCCAGCTCAGGACAGGTTGTCACGAAACTGGGTGAGCGTTCAAAAGAAATCGGCCAGATTGTCGATACAATCGCCGGCATTTCCGGACAGACGAATCTGTTGGCGTTGAACGCCGCGATCGAAGCGGCGCGCGCGGGCGAGCAGGGACGCGGTTTTGCGGTCGTCGCGGAAGAGGTGCGCAAACTGGCCGAGCAATCGCAGGAAGCGGCCAAGCAAATCGCCGATTTGATCGGTGAGATTCAGACCGACACCGATAAGGCGGTCGTCGCGATGGAGGAAGGCTCACGCGAGGTTAAAGCGGGAACGGATGTCTTTAACAGCGCCGGACAGGCGTTTAGCGATATCGTGACGTTGGTCGGCGAAGTCTCAGTGCAAATCAGAAGCATTTCAGACGAGATTCAGCATATGGCTTCCGGCAGTCAGCAGATCGTTGCTTCCGTGCATGACATCGAGGCGATCAGCAAGGATACGGCCGCACAAACCGAGACCGTGTCTGCCGCGACGCAGCAGCAGTCTGCGACGATGTCGGAAATTGCAACGTCCAGTCTGGCGCTGGCCAGGATGGCCGAAGAATTGCAAGTGGCGGTTGGCAAGTTTAGAGTATAA
- the licT gene encoding BglG family transcription antiterminator LicT: MKIHKVLNNNVVIVQEDGQEKIVMGKALGFQKKHNDPVDKTGIEKTFVLANQESSAFERLVKQIPEEHIQTAEDIISQAERELKTSLNGHIHIALADHLAFAIERQKNGLQIQNRLLPEIRLLYPQEYAIGCWALAHIETCLQVVMPEDEAGYLALHIHTAKMQHSDMAATLNVTSMIKEVLEIIEMEFNLRLTAGSISYQRLLTHLRFALQRLVGGESLHQMEEELLLMIRSKYVAEFACAQKIAAHIRSDYAYEMSEAEAAYIALHLRRICQAKEEF; encoded by the coding sequence ATGAAGATCCATAAAGTACTAAACAACAATGTGGTCATCGTCCAGGAAGACGGTCAGGAAAAGATTGTGATGGGCAAAGCGCTGGGGTTTCAAAAGAAACACAACGACCCGGTGGATAAGACGGGGATTGAAAAAACCTTTGTCTTGGCTAATCAGGAAAGCAGCGCGTTTGAAAGACTGGTTAAGCAAATTCCTGAAGAGCATATACAGACGGCGGAAGACATTATCAGCCAGGCGGAAAGGGAATTAAAAACGTCGTTAAATGGACATATTCATATTGCGCTCGCCGATCATCTGGCGTTTGCCATTGAACGACAGAAAAACGGCCTGCAGATTCAAAACCGGCTGCTGCCGGAAATTCGCTTGCTCTATCCGCAGGAATACGCGATTGGTTGTTGGGCGCTTGCGCATATCGAAACATGTTTGCAGGTCGTGATGCCGGAAGACGAGGCCGGATACTTGGCCTTGCACATTCATACGGCTAAGATGCAGCACAGCGATATGGCTGCGACGTTAAATGTTACGTCAATGATCAAGGAAGTGCTCGAAATCATCGAAATGGAGTTCAATTTGCGCTTAACGGCAGGCAGTATTTCCTATCAGCGTTTATTGACGCACTTACGTTTTGCCTTGCAGCGTCTCGTTGGCGGAGAAAGTTTGCATCAAATGGAAGAAGAACTGCTGCTGATGATTCGCAGCAAATATGTAGCGGAGTTTGCTTGTGCGCAAAAAATTGCCGCACACATTCGCTCCGACTATGCCTACGAAATGTCGGAAGCCGAAGCGGCTTACATTGCCTTGCATCTCAGACGTATTTGCCAGGCGAAGGAAGAGTTTTGA
- a CDS encoding sucrose-specific PTS transporter subunit IIBC, with amino-acid sequence MEPMKIAQAVLAHLGGRDNLESAAHCATRLRLVVKDMTLVNVAAIENLDDVKGCFTTDGQFQIILGSGVVNKVYRHMTSEGEIQAATTSEVKRAAMKKLNPLQRLARTMSNVFVPIIPAIVASGLMMGTLGMAKTFQWVNGDSGLFMVMDMFANTAFVFLPVLVAFSAAKEFDANPFLAAALGGIMIHPALQNAWTLGGGIEKTIEVFGVSIGMVGYQGTVLPVLFAVWVMGGVERTVRRFVPNALDIIVTPFTTIVLTGLITLAAIGPAGRFLGNGISTTLALVYDQAGLLAGLLFGGLYSTIVITGVHHSFHAFEAELIKNVGRNFLLPIWSMANVAQGGAALAVYFKTRDEKIKAIAIPAATSCLLGITEAAIFGVNLRLGRPFIAAAIGGALGGAYVVFMKVGMTAVGLTGIPGLSIVQPASALHYLIGMALAFGGAFASVCLLGFKDANAEKETENERNLSA; translated from the coding sequence ATGGAACCGATGAAAATTGCCCAGGCAGTGTTGGCGCATTTGGGCGGGCGTGATAATCTGGAAAGCGCAGCGCACTGCGCCACCCGGCTGCGTTTAGTGGTGAAGGATATGACGTTGGTGAACGTTGCTGCAATTGAAAATCTCGACGATGTGAAAGGTTGTTTTACTACTGACGGCCAGTTTCAAATTATCTTGGGCAGCGGGGTGGTAAATAAGGTCTACCGTCATATGACAAGCGAAGGGGAGATTCAGGCTGCGACGACGAGTGAGGTAAAGCGGGCGGCGATGAAAAAGTTGAACCCGCTGCAGCGTTTGGCGCGGACGATGTCGAATGTGTTTGTGCCGATTATCCCTGCTATCGTTGCCAGCGGTTTGATGATGGGGACGCTTGGCATGGCTAAAACCTTTCAATGGGTAAATGGCGACAGCGGCTTGTTTATGGTGATGGACATGTTTGCCAATACGGCTTTTGTCTTTTTGCCGGTGCTGGTCGCCTTCAGCGCGGCCAAAGAGTTTGACGCCAATCCGTTTTTGGCGGCTGCGCTGGGCGGCATTATGATTCATCCGGCGCTGCAAAATGCCTGGACGTTGGGTGGCGGCATTGAAAAAACGATCGAAGTGTTCGGCGTCAGCATCGGCATGGTCGGTTATCAGGGAACCGTGTTGCCGGTATTGTTCGCGGTCTGGGTGATGGGCGGCGTAGAGCGAACCGTGCGGCGTTTCGTGCCGAATGCGCTCGATATTATCGTAACGCCGTTCACCACGATTGTGCTGACAGGTTTGATTACGCTGGCGGCGATTGGCCCGGCAGGCCGCTTTCTCGGCAACGGCATTTCCACAACGCTGGCGTTGGTGTATGATCAGGCAGGATTGTTGGCCGGATTGCTTTTTGGCGGTTTGTATTCGACCATTGTCATCACCGGCGTGCATCACAGTTTTCATGCCTTTGAAGCGGAATTGATAAAAAATGTCGGACGCAATTTTCTCTTGCCGATTTGGTCGATGGCCAATGTTGCGCAAGGCGGTGCGGCACTGGCGGTTTATTTTAAGACCCGCGACGAGAAAATAAAAGCGATTGCCATTCCGGCGGCAACCTCCTGCTTACTCGGCATTACTGAAGCGGCCATTTTCGGCGTCAATTTACGTCTGGGACGACCTTTTATTGCGGCGGCCATTGGCGGCGCGCTTGGCGGCGCATATGTCGTGTTTATGAAGGTTGGCATGACGGCGGTTGGTCTGACCGGGATTCCTGGTTTGTCGATTGTGCAGCCGGCCAGCGCACTGCATTATTTGATCGGTATGGCGTTGGCGTTTGGCGGCGCGTTTGCCAGCGTTTGTCTGCTCGGCTTTAAAGATGCAAACGCGGAAAAGGAGACGGAAAATGAACGCAATCTATCGGCCTAA